In one window of Meleagris gallopavo isolate NT-WF06-2002-E0010 breed Aviagen turkey brand Nicholas breeding stock chromosome 4, Turkey_5.1, whole genome shotgun sequence DNA:
- the PPAT gene encoding amidophosphoribosyltransferase, protein MVPGSPPRCHQGNKADEKPLIHSIIWCFILSISILYIYLYFVHRGQESAGIVTSDGESSQAFKVHKGMGLINHVFNADSLKKLYVSNLGIGHTRYSTSGISELQNCQPFVVETLHGKIAVAHNGELTNAVRLRRKLMRHGVGLSTSSDSELITQLLAFTPPLENDDTADWVARIKNLMNETPTSYSLLIMHKDIIYAVRDPYGNRPLCIGRLIPVGDMNGKGKDNSETEGWVVSSESCSFLSIGAEYYREVLPGEIVKISRYDVQTLDVVPRPEGDPSAFCIFEYVYFARPDSIFEGQMVYSVRRRCGQQLAIEAPVEADLVSTVPESATPAALGYAQKCGLPYVEVLCKNRYVGRTFIQPNMRLRQLGVAKKFGVLSDNFKGKRVVIIDDSIVRGNTISPIIKLLRESGAKEVHIRVASPPIRFPCYMGINIPTKEELIANRPEFHDLANYIGADSVVYLSVEGLVSSVQESIKARKENENSLKTQKSRVGKIGHCTACLTGEYPVELEW, encoded by the exons atgaaaagcCACTAATCCATAGCATAATATGGTGTTTCATTCTAAGTATTTCCAtcctttatatttatttgtattttgtccACAGGGGCCAAGAGAGTGCTGGAATTGTGACAAGTGATGGAGAGTCATCTCAAGCATTCAAAGTGCACAAG GGAATGGGTCTTATAAATCACGTGTTCAATGCAGACAGCCTGAAGAAGCTATATGTTTCAAACCTTGGTATCGGGCACACCAGGTACTCTACTTCGGGGATCTCTGAGCTGCAGAACTGCCAGCCTTTTGTTGTAGAAACTCTTCATGGAAAGATCGCTGTGGCACACAATGGGGAACTAACAAATGCTGTACGACTGAGGAGGAAG CTTATGCGGCATGGTGTAGGATTGTCAACCAGTTCTGACAGTGAATTGATCACCCAGCTGCTGGCTTTCACACCTCCTCTAGAAAATGACGACACTGCTGACTGGGTAGCAAG AATTAAAAATTTAATGAATGAAACTCCAACTTCATATTCATTGCTAATTATGCATAAAGACATAATCTATGCAGTACGTGATCCATATGGGAATCGCCCTCTCTGCATTGGTCGCCTTATTCCAGTAGGAGACATGAATGGAAAAG gaaaagatAACAGTGAAACAGAAGGATGGGTAGTCTCCTCTGAATCCTGTAGCTTTTTATCTATTGGTGCTGA GTACTATCGTGAGGTACTTCCTGGAGAGATTGTGAAAATATCCAGGTACGATGTCCAAACATTGGATGTTGTACCAAGACCGGAAGGAGATCCGTCAGCATTCTGCATCTTTGAATATGTTTATTTTGCAAGACCAGACAGTATCTTTGAAG GTCAAATGGTGTATTCAGTCAGGAGGAGATGTGGCCAGCAACTTGCTATTGAAGCACCTGTGGAGGCAGACCTGGTCAGCACTGTTCCAGAGTCTGCAaccccagcagctctgggttATGCTCAAAAG TGTGGACTGCCATATGTTGAAGTACTCTGTAAAAATCGCTATGTGGGAAGAACTTTTATCCAGCCAAATATGAGGTTACGGCAACTTGGTGTTGCAAAGAAGTTTGGTGTTCTATCTGACAATTTTAAAGGCAAGCGAGTTGTTATCATTGATGATTCAATTGTGAGGGGCAATACTATTTCTCCCATAATAAAACTACTAAGGGAATCAGGAGCTAAAGAG GTGCACATTCGTGTGGCTTCACCTCCCATAAGATTTCCATGTTACATGGGAATAAACATTCCAACAAAAGAAGAACTGATTGCCAACAGACCTGAATTTCATGATCTTGCGAACTATATAG GGGCCGACAGTGTTGTTTATCTTTCTGTGGAAGGGCTCGTATCATCTGTACAAGAAAGcatcaaagcaagaaaagagaatgagaacAGTCTTAAAACCCAGAAATCGCGTGTTGGAAAGATTGGTCATTGCACAGCATGTCTCACTGGAGAGTATCCTGTAGAGCTAGAATGGTGA